caGTAGGCCATGCCAAATGACACTTTAGTTTCCAAATTCAGCTACGTCTGAGACTGCTGAAAAATATTCAGTCTCGTTTGATAGCTGGAACTGtgaacacacaaaattctaaatttacaaataaataaaatttccGGGTTTTTCGTTTTGGATTAATTTTAAGCATAAAGTGTAAAGTTTAGTTAAGCATAACGtgtaagtgttttttttttcaaaatttctagcaaaaaaaagaagagattTGTGGGActaatttgtgtgtcttttcAATAGTTTCTTCAGTGATTGTTGTTCTTCCATCCCGTTGCATTAAACAACAGATTACACGACAGTCACAcggaacacacaaaaaagtatgtaatatatacatgtacatacatacgttgAGATGTTAATCGAGTTTGATTATAGCTGGTAGTTGTAGTTTCGTTGTTATTTGGATTTATTTAAAGTACATGTAAGTCATTAAACTGAAACTTTGTTGTAAAAGACTAATTGTAACCTTTAAGCGCACTGGCTcccatttacacacacacacacacactaagtCCTGCTCATATGTATGGCTGAGGACCATCTGGCACACCTTGTAAAAGTGATCAACACTGGACACCCGCAGACCGCATCATTGAAAGTTGCTCACGTTATCAGCACCAGACACCCGCAAACAGCAGCGCAACAGACATCAACAAGCATTTGAATCATGCAAATAACACTCGGATATTGAGTTGCAGTCTCAGAAGATACATCAATGGATTATTCCAGACACGAACTACACAACGGGGAAGGTCGTTCTACTTCCCCTCACACAACACAATTGGTAATTATTGACTTTCGTTGTGGAATTTACAAATAATTGtatgcaatttatattttaggATACAATCGTTGACGACCTGGAAACGATTTTGATATGAAGTTTGGGATGTGTGGAGTAGGCCTACTGGGGATACCACGTTAAAAAAAACGCGCCTAGAACTCTACCAAATGCTGGTGGTGTGGAAAAGAGTTCAAAGCATTAATATtcgagtaaataaataatgacaGATAAAgttaaatgaaaagtgaatGCATATAGCTTCAAAGCTGCCCTAAAACAAGTGCATCAAAAACTCATTAGTTACTATTTTTAATGACATTGTTGAAgcacaaatggaaaattagtttagttttatTGTAGAagattaaaaaactaaaacttgaACTCCTTGTACTTCTTTGTGGCCTTTGCCGGATCCGTTTGCTGTCGCTTGCGCTTTGATTTCTGGCGTGCCACATGCTCGGCCAACATGTCCGATAGATCCTCCTTTTGCAGGTGATTCTGTTGCTCGCGCATCTGTTGCTCGTAGCGCTGGGCCATGGCATCATTGTCCATGTCCAGTTCGCTGGGATCCAATGCCAATTCCACAATGCCCTCACGATCCGTGGTGGTGCGAGCTGGTGGCTGTTTATTGGCCGCATTACCACCACCGGTAACATCATAGACGTGCGTGGAACCCATCATGGAAGCGCCTATGCGGTCCGTGCGCTTCTCCGGCAGCACTTGATACAGTACGGGGGTTTCATTGCTAAAGAAAAGGAACAGAGATTATGAGTAAAGGTCTGTCCTTTTCCCCTGAAGGTTTATCATGACTTACTCCTCCATTTCAGcttcaattttctttttacgCAGCTCAATGTTCTCGGGCGTCTCCATGCCGGCTGGCACACTGGTCAGCCCTGAAGGTGTCACCAGACCCTCGACCGGTGTAACCAGTCCAGTTTCATCCTGCTGATCGCCGAGATCTTcaccatcctcctcctcctcttcggaTGACTCTTCCGACTCGGATTCCAGTTCGCCCCATTGATTGCGCTCAATGTCAGCCTCATCGATGCCGTTCTGGGAAAGTTTTACCAACATTAAATACAAGTTTGGGGGGGGGAAAAGGTTTCGAAACTCACATCCAAGTCCAATATGCTGGTGCCAAATACATCGCCATACAGGGGCTTGCCGTTCTCGTCGACGGGCGGTTTGCCCCAGCCGCCGGCATGATAACCGAACGATGTGCCCTCTGGTATGGGCGCATTGAGTCCAGGAATTTTCAGATTCGGATATGATGGCGGCGGTCCGTAGCGCTGCTGGGCAATCAACCAGGGTGGCGGAATCTTGTGCGAATTGGGACCCACCGGCATGCCCAGAGCAATGCGCAGCTCTTCGGACAGATCGCCCGGCTTCTTCTCCTTGAGTCGCGTCTCAAATTCCTTGCCCTCGTAGTAGAGATCGCCGTGAATGGTCATGCGGGGCTTTGTCTGCCACTTGAAGAAGGCATCGTGCAGTTTCTGGTAATCAATATCGATCTTGCCCATCTTCGGGCGCACACGTTCGCGCATTTTGGCCTTCAGTGTCTTGGCATCTTCGCGCTCCTGGAGCGACTCTCGCATCTCCATGATGCCCGTCTTCTTGATAAAGGCTGGCAGATCGAACGGCGGCTTCTCAATGCCACGCTTTCCCTGCAGATATTTCCGCTTGAAGCACCAATGGCGAGGCACTTGCACTGTGTTCCTGTAAGCCTTCAGTTGGACCAGCAATTTGGGATCACGAGCTGTTACGTCGTGCATCTCCACGACATCTGGGCGGGAAACCAATTGCTTCAGTTCCGCCACACTGAGACGCGTCAACTTCTTGAGCTTTCTTTTGGATAATTTCTCCTTGTCCTCCTTCtgatcatcatcctcatcgccatcatcatcgtcgtcgtcatgcAGCTTATCAGCGGCCTTTTTAGCCTTAGCCACCGTCTCCGAGTCCAGCGCCAACTTGTCCTTTTCCACTGGCTTCGGTTTATTTTCCAACTTGAAGAGCTCAAACACTCTGTAGAACTGGCGATACATGGGCGCCAGATCAGCAATTGTTATCTTCTCGGGCACATACCTATGGGGAAAgaaatttattgattaattTCCACCGCATGTCAATCGAAAGAACCAACAAACATACTCAATTGTTACGTCAAGTTTGCTGGCCTCTGCGAgcttcttttccttttccttctcatCGCTGCGTTCCTTCTTTTTCCTGCTGCGACTTTCCCTATGCTTGTCCTTTCTGCTATCCTTCTCCGGCTTCTCATGCTCTTCGTCACTGGCCGGCGCCTTGGCCTCCTCAGCCAACGGCTCCGGGGCCTCCGCATCTGCTCCGACATCTTCTACGTGCGATAATTGCTGTTGTCTCTCGTACTCCAAGAGTTGGCGAATTTTCCTATTTTGCTTCTTTCggcgttttttctttttgttcttctcagctttgctttgctttcccGTTTTATCACCGCCAATGCCATTCACCTGGTtcacagcatcatcatcactgTCCTCACCCACGTCGGCGTCATCGCCGTCCTGAAGAGCTCCCCCGCTGCCACCCAGGGAATCACCATCCACATCGAACTCGGCCACTCTTTGGTCTTTCAGGGCCAGCACATCCTCCAGCGCCTTGGGCAGAACCAGTTCAGTGGCCGGCTTCTCGCCGTCACCATCACCGCCATCACTGTCCTCAGCAGCGTCGCCGGGTGCATCCACTACACTGCCATTACCATTGCCATTGATCGCTGTCGCCGCATTGTCGTCATGTTGCTGGTCAAGGCGTAAGGACATCAGTGGCGCTGGCTGGTCGCCCTATTTGAGAAAACAGTTATTGGGGGCTTCTGTTTGTGGCAATAAACTCACTTCGTTGATTAATTGGTCcgccataaattaaaaaaatttataaacaGGCACAATTTCTAgcgaaaaaacaatttttggagATGTGCGACACCAGGGGTGCACCGAAACGCAATCGTTAGCAGCCGGCACTTTGCAGCACTGACCGGCCCTCGAATATCGATATACAAAACGTGTTCTTGCCAGCTGACGgcggaaatttaataaaattgttggtaaataagttttaaaaattataaataaactaTTGGTTTATGTTTTCATCTTGTTAAAGTTACGCGCTGGGACCTCATTATCAACGTCAGACAGAAGAAACTCAGAGCGGGCtgtaaaaatgttcaaattcaattttgacGTAGAAAATGAGGAAGAGCCAGAAGCAACGAAGAGCCCATTTACCGAGAATAGCGTACAGAAAGCAGAGCAGGAGGATTCTGGAATTGTCAAGGATATTGTTTGGTACGAGGCAGAGCAAATTAAACCCAACAACACAGCATTATCGCGCTTGGATCTGTACGAACTCAATGCCAAAGATCTGAAGGTAGGCAACACAGACATTCGGCACCTCATAGCCGGCTTCCTGCTTGAGGACATCAAACTCCATGGAGAGCTGGAGAGTCGCGATATTAGGAAGTCTGAGGAAAGTCACTCAGATCTAATAACCGGAGTCTATGAAGGTGGTGCTAAAATATGGGAATGTACAGACgatttgttgctgtatttATCGGAGAACTACGAGGACAGCTACTGGAAAGACAAGAGAGTCTTGGACTTGGGATGTGGCTCTGGATTGCTGGGAATATATGCACTACAATGTGGAGCAAAAGTTGACTTTCAAGACTATGTAAGTACACAAAAGAATGCAGTAGAGTTACCAGTAAATAATGATCTTTAATATATCTAGAACAAGGATGTTTTGGAGCAAATAACCATACCAAATGTGATGCTAAATGTGCAATCGGATCTTTCGGATGATGACAAATTGGCATTTGTAGAGGAAAACACCGGCTTCTATTCCGGTGATTGGTCACATTTTGCTCAGCTAACGTTGGAGACGGAAAAGTACGACCTGATACTTACATCCGAGACAATATACAACACAGAGAACCAGCAGAAGCTGTTGGACACCTTTAGCAGTCGCCTCAAAGCAGATGGCACTGTGTTAGTTGCTGGAAAATCTCATTattttggtgttggtggagGCCTGGAACAATTCGTGGATGTAATTAAGCAGGAAACCACATTTGTAAGCGAAAATGTGTGGCAAGCAGACGAAAATGTGAAGCGGGgcattttgaaaataaaatttaaataacacCCAACTATCGAATCTGTGAAATCGATACTGTCATTGGCGATTATTTTAGCACGAAGCCCTGGTGCAGCcgaactgttgttgttgttttggttgacCAACTGTGAGTATTTTTTGCCGTCGATCagataaaataattaaaatgcttcaCACAGGGAGGTTTATGTTCAGTTATAAACGTAGATTGAGACAGCCAATTGGCCGTGAATTAATCTTATCTAAACTGTTTCTGTACACGCTGCCTGGACGCCGCCTCTCTTGACATTCAATTCCCGGTCTCGCCTAATCGATGTTCGTCATGTCTGTCGCCGCCGATTTCATTGCAGCGGCAAGGAGTGCAGAGTCTGCCGAAACCCAACCCAAGAGGGCACTTTGCTGTTGTGAATACATTGCTCAAGCCAACAACCAAAAGTCCCATCTACTGGGATGCTGTTGTAATTGCGAGGACTTAGACTTGGTATGCACTCGGTATGCAGACGACAGGGAGACcagaaaacattgaaaatcatTACAAAATCTGTTTCTATAGACTCGTGACGTGCAGGCGCATTGATCGACGCAATATTGACGGCATGCTGATTGCGTTCCAAGACCGCCTGCGCCTCCCATGGCGGGGTGGGGCCAAGCGTATATCGCCGGCCGCTATTGCACCAGCCTTCATAATCCCACTTATGCTGGGCCTGGCCACTCTCAACTCGAAGACTGCTATTGTGCTCATGCTGACCATGGTGGGCTTCTCCATTTGGGGTCTTCAGCTGGCCAAGAAGACGGCCACACGGACAAATTTCTTTCTCAGCTGGACGGTGTTCTCCGTCTTCTACATGATTGTCATATTCGAGTGTCaggtgccgctgctggagcttGTGCCGGAGGAGAACTACTTCCTAATGTTCTTCACCTGTGCGGGCATCTATTGCTTATATCGCACACACCGCCTGGCTCCACTCAATCTGGTTTCGGCACAGTATGGCACCACACCCAAGGACGAGCTGCCCGGCATCGCTGAAGCC
The sequence above is a segment of the Drosophila subobscura isolate 14011-0131.10 chromosome U, UCBerk_Dsub_1.0, whole genome shotgun sequence genome. Coding sequences within it:
- the LOC117900026 gene encoding splicing factor 3B subunit 2 produces the protein MADQLINEGDQPAPLMSLRLDQQHDDNAATAINGNGNGSVVDAPGDAAEDSDGGDGDGEKPATELVLPKALEDVLALKDQRVAEFDVDGDSLGGSGGALQDGDDADVGEDSDDDAVNQVNGIGGDKTGKQSKAEKNKKKKRRKKQNRKIRQLLEYERQQQLSHVEDVGADAEAPEPLAEEAKAPASDEEHEKPEKDSRKDKHRESRSRKKKERSDEKEKEKKLAEASKLDVTIEYVPEKITIADLAPMYRQFYRVFELFKLENKPKPVEKDKLALDSETVAKAKKAADKLHDDDDDDGDEDDDQKEDKEKLSKRKLKKLTRLSVAELKQLVSRPDVVEMHDVTARDPKLLVQLKAYRNTVQVPRHWCFKRKYLQGKRGIEKPPFDLPAFIKKTGIMEMRESLQEREDAKTLKAKMRERVRPKMGKIDIDYQKLHDAFFKWQTKPRMTIHGDLYYEGKEFETRLKEKKPGDLSEELRIALGMPVGPNSHKIPPPWLIAQQRYGPPPSYPNLKIPGLNAPIPEGTSFGYHAGGWGKPPVDENGKPLYGDVFGTSILDLDNGIDEADIERNQWGELESESEESSEEEEEDGEDLGDQQDETGLVTPVEGLVTPSGLTSVPAGMETPENIELRKKKIEAEMEDNETPVLYQVLPEKRTDRIGASMMGSTHVYDVTGGGNAANKQPPARTTTDREGIVELALDPSELDMDNDAMAQRYEQQMREQQNHLQKEDLSDMLAEHVARQKSKRKRQQTDPAKATKKYKEFKF
- the LOC117900029 gene encoding palmitoyltransferase ZDHHC23 isoform X1, yielding MFVMSVAADFIAAARSAESAETQPKRALCCCEYIAQANNQKSHLLGCCCNCEDLDLVCTRLVTCRRIDRRNIDGMLIAFQDRLRLPWRGGAKRISPAAIAPAFIIPLMLGLATLNSKTAIVLMLTMVGFSIWGLQLAKKTATRTNFFLSWTVFSVFYMIVIFECQVPLLELVPEENYFLMFFTCAGIYCLYRTHRLAPLNLVSAQYGTTPKDELPGIAEASSGEEQAEAQTTLQMDSVLDLNDEEVVDIDTAERAGLMHGQPNICESCRKVTPRRAYHCQVCGTCVKRRSHHSYWLNCCIGERNHSWYIAGLFTSLIALILGANLTLTSICHPFLVLRPFGYALLLPDDCSEVFESFELGISFVVACYSLLIANYITFLLARQAFLWWNDTTLHEYKRAANAASNRSRIWSNWRAILK
- the LOC117900032 gene encoding histidine protein methyltransferase 1 homolog, producing the protein MFKFNFDVENEEEPEATKSPFTENSVQKAEQEDSGIVKDIVWYEAEQIKPNNTALSRLDLYELNAKDLKVGNTDIRHLIAGFLLEDIKLHGELESRDIRKSEESHSDLITGVYEGGAKIWECTDDLLLYLSENYEDSYWKDKRVLDLGCGSGLLGIYALQCGAKVDFQDYNKDVLEQITIPNVMLNVQSDLSDDDKLAFVEENTGFYSGDWSHFAQLTLETEKYDLILTSETIYNTENQQKLLDTFSSRLKADGTVLVAGKSHYFGVGGGLEQFVDVIKQETTFVSENVWQADENVKRGILKIKFK